One genomic segment of Occultella kanbiaonis includes these proteins:
- a CDS encoding putative FMN-dependent luciferase-like monooxygenase: MTRKQLGFFTRVLDQVPAAERYELALEQITTAEAEGFDAVAVAQHHFDGDEGGLPSPLVLLAKAAALTSRVRLTTGVITLALESPVRVAEDAVVLDALSGGRLELGFASGGSPTAFATFGLDFAERREIFAANLATVEAALAGEEVGEGAVLYPGAQALSQRVWIATFSAPWAIEAGRRGHGLMLSRTQPREDGRSLADVQNDLIDAYLEHLPSGVAPRISVARSLFVADDHDQALAFAEAGLRGAGFVRTITGKDPATLTVDELIAATDAHVGDPAAVIATLGADSALARATHLSFQVHSIDPPHAYILRSIELTAREVAPALGWAPAPGHGRDHAAAAR; this comes from the coding sequence ATGACACGCAAGCAGCTCGGGTTCTTCACCCGGGTCCTCGACCAGGTTCCGGCGGCCGAGCGCTACGAGCTCGCCCTCGAACAGATCACCACTGCCGAGGCGGAGGGCTTCGACGCGGTCGCGGTGGCTCAGCACCACTTCGACGGTGACGAGGGTGGCCTGCCCTCACCGTTGGTGCTGCTGGCCAAGGCGGCTGCTCTGACCAGCCGGGTGCGACTGACCACCGGCGTGATCACCCTCGCCCTGGAGTCCCCGGTCCGGGTGGCCGAGGACGCCGTCGTGCTCGACGCGCTCAGCGGCGGGCGGCTCGAGCTGGGGTTCGCCTCCGGGGGGTCGCCCACGGCGTTCGCCACCTTCGGCCTGGACTTCGCCGAGCGCCGGGAGATCTTCGCCGCGAACCTCGCGACGGTCGAGGCCGCCCTCGCCGGCGAGGAGGTGGGCGAGGGGGCCGTCCTCTACCCCGGCGCGCAGGCCCTGTCCCAGCGGGTCTGGATCGCCACGTTCTCGGCACCCTGGGCGATCGAGGCAGGCAGGCGCGGGCACGGCCTGATGCTCTCGCGCACCCAGCCGCGTGAGGACGGACGCTCCCTGGCGGACGTGCAGAACGACCTGATCGACGCCTACCTCGAGCACCTGCCCAGCGGCGTGGCGCCGCGGATCAGTGTGGCCCGCTCGCTGTTCGTGGCCGACGACCACGACCAGGCCCTGGCGTTCGCGGAGGCCGGCCTGCGCGGCGCCGGCTTCGTCCGGACGATCACCGGCAAGGACCCGGCCACGCTCACGGTCGACGAACTGATCGCCGCCACCGACGCCCACGTCGGCGACCCGGCCGCCGTCATCGCCACGCTCGGCGCGGACTCCGCGCTCGCCCGGGCCACGCACCTGTCGTTCCAGGTGCACTCCATCGACCCGCCGCACGCCTACATCCTGCGGTCCATCGAACTGACCGCCCGGGAGGTGGCACCGGCGCTCGGCTGGGCACCAGCCCCCGGCCACGGACGCGACCACGCTGCCGCCGCCCGGTGA
- a CDS encoding CMD domain protein — MPDVINTVLDVAPGDRLDRIRDSRPAAKENSQRTYDALFTPVDAADVTRVERLAVAAFVSRLHRQEELADHYAVALGAVDANLLALVVAQADAGSATGPYGVYAETGLAAESSDGPRFTVSEEGAVELGSRLSAALEHAHLLVFRPREASPGALQALLDAGWSTTGVVTLSQLVAFLSYQIREVHGLRVLATTEA; from the coding sequence ATGCCTGACGTCATCAACACGGTGCTGGACGTGGCACCGGGGGATCGCCTGGACCGGATCCGGGATTCCCGCCCCGCGGCGAAGGAGAACAGCCAGCGCACCTACGACGCGTTGTTCACGCCGGTGGACGCGGCCGACGTCACCCGCGTCGAGCGCCTGGCGGTCGCGGCGTTCGTGAGCCGTCTGCACCGGCAGGAGGAGCTCGCGGACCACTACGCGGTCGCCCTGGGCGCCGTCGATGCCAACCTGCTCGCCCTGGTCGTGGCGCAGGCCGACGCGGGATCGGCGACCGGGCCCTACGGCGTCTACGCCGAGACCGGCCTTGCCGCGGAGTCGAGCGACGGACCCCGGTTCACCGTCTCCGAGGAGGGCGCCGTGGAGCTCGGCAGCCGCCTGAGCGCGGCGCTCGAACACGCCCACCTGCTCGTCTTCCGACCGAGGGAGGCCAGCCCCGGGGCGCTGCAGGCCCTGCTGGACGCCGGCTGGTCCACCACCGGCGTGGTCACCCTGTCCCAGCTGGTCGCGTTCCTGTCCTACCAGATCCGCGAAGTCCATGGCCTGCGCGTGCTGGCCACCACGGAGGCCTGA
- a CDS encoding alkylhydroperoxidase domain protein: MTETTETADAIERAAERVTLHHDVAHPEAFTREGLGWLPWLTPLREDELTERHYEGLVEPARAKNDYFALLARDPEVLGARTRTDLDIFYNTDGGLPRAERELAAAATSRVNGCVFCASVHARLAVKESDRAEDVDRLLAEGVTAELDPRWNAVVAAAAALTATPPTFDGSHVRALRAAGLADEEIVDVINGSAFFNWANRLMLSLGEPKLPRRRASA, translated from the coding sequence ATGACCGAGACGACCGAGACCGCCGACGCTATCGAGCGAGCCGCGGAGCGCGTCACCCTCCACCACGACGTGGCACACCCGGAGGCCTTCACCCGCGAAGGGCTGGGCTGGCTGCCGTGGCTCACCCCGCTGCGTGAGGACGAGCTCACCGAGCGGCACTACGAGGGGCTCGTGGAACCCGCCCGCGCGAAGAACGACTACTTCGCGCTGCTCGCCCGCGACCCCGAGGTGCTCGGCGCCCGCACCCGCACGGACCTGGACATCTTCTACAACACCGACGGCGGGCTGCCGAGGGCGGAGCGCGAACTCGCCGCGGCAGCGACCTCACGGGTGAACGGCTGCGTGTTCTGCGCGTCCGTGCACGCTCGGCTCGCGGTCAAGGAGTCCGACCGGGCCGAGGACGTCGATCGCCTCCTCGCCGAGGGTGTGACCGCGGAGCTCGACCCCCGCTGGAACGCCGTCGTGGCGGCCGCCGCCGCGCTCACCGCGACGCCGCCGACGTTCGACGGCTCGCACGTGCGGGCACTGCGCGCCGCCGGCCTCGCGGACGAGGAGATCGTCGACGTCATCAACGGTTCCGCGTTCTTCAACTGGGCGAACCGGCTGATGCTCTCCCTCGGAGAGCCCAAGCTGCCCCGACGGCGGGCGAGCGCGTGA
- a CDS encoding VOC family protein: MSVPAILDHLVLAGPSLSELTSWFTEATGVAPVPGGTHPTGTANALVAFTVAGRRGPHYLELIGPDPDRSTTGPVTTFGIDERDAPGLATFAVHPEDIEETVARAARGGHDTGAIRPLSRTKPDGEVLSWRLTRVLEGRPDPVLPFLIDWGTTPNPGLGDLPTVELVAVRGRHPDPARARDVLDLLGVDLAVDAGERPALTAVIRGAHGDVELS; the protein is encoded by the coding sequence GTGAGCGTTCCGGCGATCCTCGACCACCTGGTCCTGGCCGGCCCGTCCCTGTCCGAGCTGACGTCGTGGTTCACCGAGGCCACCGGCGTGGCTCCCGTGCCCGGTGGGACGCACCCCACCGGCACGGCGAACGCGCTGGTCGCGTTCACGGTCGCAGGGAGGCGGGGGCCGCACTACCTGGAACTGATCGGCCCCGACCCGGACCGCAGCACCACCGGGCCCGTCACCACGTTCGGCATCGACGAACGTGACGCGCCGGGTCTGGCCACGTTCGCCGTCCACCCCGAGGACATCGAGGAGACGGTGGCGCGAGCGGCCCGCGGCGGGCACGACACCGGAGCCATCCGGCCGCTGTCGCGCACGAAGCCCGACGGCGAGGTGCTCTCCTGGCGGTTGACCCGGGTGCTCGAGGGCCGGCCCGACCCGGTGCTGCCGTTCCTCATCGACTGGGGCACCACCCCCAACCCCGGACTCGGGGACCTGCCCACGGTGGAGCTGGTGGCGGTGCGCGGCCGGCACCCCGATCCTGCCCGGGCGCGGGACGTGCTCGACCTGCTCGGCGTGGACCTCGCCGTCGACGCCGGGGAGCGACCCGCCCTGACCGCCGTCATACGTGGCGCCCACGGGGACGTGGAACTGAGCTGA
- a CDS encoding Gfo/Idh/MocA family protein, producing the protein MRDLRIGVVGFGARGPLAREAHRPDAGARVVVVCDPSERARSDARTAFPDALVTGDLTELLGQDLDAVMVLTPDDRHAEPALAALEAGVAVFCEKPLAVRIEDTDRILATARRTGARLYVGHNMRHMPVITVMKGLIDDGRIGEVKAIWCRHFVGHGGDYYFKDWHADSSRSTSLLLQKGAHDIDVIHWLAGGYSRRVAAVGALSVYGDVTDRADRSDERMSEWFSLDNWPPSAQRGLHPIIDVEDLSMMNMVLDGGVLASYQQCHFTPDYWRNYTVIGTRGRIENTGDAAGARVHLWNRRHDGTAEPDESFEVPAGIGGHGGADSMLISEFLRFVRDGGRTETSPVAAREAVAAGIVATASLRGDGSALPVPPLAKDLVAYFDAGQPGSGPAH; encoded by the coding sequence GTGAGGGACCTGCGGATCGGTGTGGTCGGATTCGGGGCTCGCGGCCCCCTCGCACGGGAGGCGCACCGCCCGGACGCGGGTGCTCGGGTGGTCGTCGTGTGCGACCCGAGCGAACGGGCCCGGTCGGACGCCCGGACGGCGTTCCCGGACGCGCTGGTCACCGGTGACCTGACCGAGTTGCTCGGCCAGGACCTGGACGCCGTCATGGTGCTGACCCCGGACGACCGGCACGCCGAGCCCGCCCTCGCCGCCCTCGAGGCCGGTGTGGCCGTGTTCTGCGAGAAGCCGCTCGCGGTCCGCATCGAGGACACCGACCGGATCCTGGCCACCGCCCGCCGCACCGGCGCCCGCCTGTACGTGGGCCACAACATGCGGCACATGCCCGTGATCACGGTGATGAAGGGGCTGATCGACGACGGCCGGATCGGCGAGGTCAAGGCCATCTGGTGCCGGCACTTCGTGGGCCACGGCGGCGACTACTACTTCAAGGACTGGCACGCCGACTCCAGCCGCAGCACGAGCCTGCTGCTGCAGAAGGGCGCGCACGACATCGACGTCATCCACTGGCTGGCCGGCGGGTACTCGCGGCGGGTCGCCGCCGTCGGGGCGTTGAGCGTCTACGGCGACGTCACCGACCGCGCGGACCGGTCCGACGAGCGCATGTCCGAGTGGTTCAGCCTCGACAACTGGCCGCCGAGCGCCCAGCGCGGCCTGCACCCGATCATCGATGTCGAGGACCTCTCGATGATGAACATGGTGCTCGACGGCGGGGTGCTGGCCTCGTACCAGCAGTGTCACTTCACGCCGGACTACTGGCGCAACTACACCGTGATCGGGACGCGGGGACGGATCGAGAACACCGGGGACGCCGCGGGCGCACGGGTGCACCTGTGGAACCGCCGGCACGACGGTACCGCCGAGCCGGACGAGAGCTTCGAGGTCCCCGCCGGCATCGGCGGACACGGCGGCGCGGACTCGATGCTCATCAGCGAGTTCCTGCGGTTCGTGCGCGACGGCGGTCGAACCGAGACGTCCCCGGTCGCGGCGCGTGAGGCGGTCGCCGCCGGAATCGTGGCCACGGCGTCCCTGCGCGGCGACGGCTCCGCGCTGCCGGTGCCGCCGTTGGCGAAGGACCTCGTCGCCTACTTCGACGCCGGGCAGCCCGGCTCCGGGCCGGCTCACTGA